The sequence below is a genomic window from Variovorax paradoxus.
GGCAAGGGCTGCGGCCACGAAGTCGGCCGAGACGCGAGCGCGCAGCGCCGGCACGGCTTCGTGCGAATCCTCCGGCAGGCCATCGACGACAGCACCTGGCGCGTAGAGCCGATAGAACTGGTTGGTGGTGTCGTGATGAAGCAGGAAACCGGCGAGGTCGAAGTAGTCTTCGAGAAGCTGTTGGATGCGCCTCGCATCGTCATACAGCGCCTGCTCCGTGCGGTCCTCGTCGCGGACGATGACGCCATAGGAGAACAGCCGGATGACCAATTCCCGGAAGCGCTCCTGCTTCATGTTGACCAGCGCCAGCTGGTCGCGAACGACGGTGGACAGGTTCATTTCTTCAGGTCGATTTCGTAGTCGCTGCCGGAATAGGCCGGGTTGTCCATGCGCGTCGGCAGCCTGCGCACTGAGAAGTCACTTCCACTGGCCCGTGCGGCTTCAACCGCCTGCATTGCTTTGAGCACGTCTTCTGCGCTCTCTGTCGGCAAGGCGGACAGCCTCACCGGGTGGCGGAAGATGCGCAGGTCCGCCCGCAGGCCCTCAGCCACAAGTTCATTGGGGAGCGAGAAAGCCTCGGCTTCGGCGCGAGCCACTGCGGCAGCGAGGCGCTCCTCGCGGGTGGTTCGCGGCCGGATGGTGACGGTGACGGCTTTGCGTCGTTGCGTCACAGTTCGCAGCTTGAAGCTCGCTGGGTCGAGCAGCCGTACCTCAGCGCTCGCCAGGTGCGCGCCGTAGTGGAGAAGAAGCCGGTCCTGCGCTTCGCGGTCTTCCGTCTGGGCCACCCGCTGGATGCCCTGTAGGTAGGCGTGGCGCGTCTGCCCCGCTCGCAGCATCAGCGACTGCATCGCCAGCCCGTTGACACGCTTGAGGTAGGTCTCCATCGCCTTGAGGAAGCCTGGCTGCTTGGTTTCGCAGGCTGCATCGACGATGGCCTCGATGCGCCTGAGAAGCCACTCGTAGACCGTGGAACCCGCGTGCTCCTTTACTGCCCAATGGGCGATGTCGTGGAGCTGTTCGTCCATCCGGCGGAACTTCGCATCGTTCACCTGGCGCAGTCGCTCCAGGTTATGGCGGATGGCCTGCCGATTAAGCATGGCGTTGTCCGCCGTCAGCTGCTTAGAGTACTCGCGCTGGAAGCGGTCGAGGAACTCGACGAATTCGCTCCACTGGTGCTGCACTGATGCCGTCTGCATCAAGTGGCGCACCAGCTCCTGAAAGTAGTCGATGCCTTCTGTCAGGTCCTCGATGACCTTTTCGGCGTACTCGTAGGCGTCGACGAGGTCGTGGGCATCGCCACGCGGCTGCAGCGCCGCGTCCAAGGCATTGCGGCAGCCACGCATGTTCCGCTGCCGGCTTCGGCTCGGGCGGTCGAGCGTCCACAGCGCTTCGGCGAACAGCTTGCCCGGACGAGAAAACCGAAATGCCGTCACCAGGCCGTGTCGGTCGGCGAACTGTTCCAGCCACCCGTCAGTGATGAGCGCTCGCATCAGCAGGTTCGTCAGCTGAAGTGGCTCGCCGTCGGCGCTGCTGAACTCGTCCTGTTCAGCCTCGGCGGTAAGCCGGTCGGGGTTGTCTCGCACGACGGCCATGAGTAGTTCGCGCAGCGAGTCCCGCGTCATCGTGTGCGCGTAGTCGGCAGCTGGACCGTGCAGGCGCTCGTACAGCGCGCGCAGGCACGCCACGACGAGCTCCCGGCGGGAGCTGTTCAGCGGTCGGAAGAAGCGCTTGCGTTCGGCCTCGAAGAACACGGGTTGACTCATGGAGTATTTCTCCCGTGTAGCGGCCGCGTGGGGTGCACCTGAAGACGGCGTCGCCTCATGCTGCTGCCACCCGTTTCACGGCGGACTTCTTCGCTGCAGATTTCTTGGCCGTGGTGGCCGCCTTGACAGGCGCGGGCACTTCGACGCCGTGACGCTCGCAGTACTCGAGGAGTGCGACCTCGAACATGTTGGCAAGGGAGCGACGCTCACTCGCGGCAGCAGCCTCCCAGGCACGCCGGCAATTGGGCGTCAGCTTGATGGTCGCCACTTCCGTCTTGGTCTTCACACGCACCACGGCGCCCTCCCTCGGGTTCAGGTATTGCCTTTATATTGCGCTTGGGAATGCCGCTCAACCTCCAAACAGGTGAAGACCGCGCCTAAATGCCATAGGTGCTATATCGGCGCGGCGTCTGTCTGGAATCGGCAACGGATGCTCGTTGTCAGCTGTACTTGCGAGCGTGTTTAACGCACAGCATGTAGAAGGCCTGCCGGTCAAAACCGGGTTTACCCGCTACGTCCACGAGTTCGCATCGCGCTGTCGCCTCGAATGCCGCCTCTGAAATCATTAGCGTGTCCTCTTCGTCGGGCTTGCTGCGGCTCTTGCGCACCCACGGTTCCATCGGCTCGTTCTTGATGAGCCTGGACAGCGCTTCCATGCGAACGGGCGCCGAGTGCGCCTTCTCGGGGTCGCGGTTGAACACCTTGATGCCAGCGAAGACCTTCGTCATAAAGCGGTCCTTCTCGTCGTCATCTTCGCCAATGGTCTCGTGGACCATGTCGCTGTAGCGCAGCAGGTCACTGGCGGTGAAGCGCGGCTTGTTGAAGCGCGCCAGCCACTCGGGCGTCACCGGGTCGCGTTCCGGCCCGATGGTCATGAAGGTGTTCTCGGGCTCAAGCTGGCCTCCTTGCGTCAGCACGTCGACCTGCCAGTCGAACTCGAGAACTGAGACCGACGCCGGCCGAATGCGGCCGTTCGGCAAGTCCTGGACGAACCGCGTTCCCATGCCCGCGCAGACCATGAGGCCAGCGAAACGGATTTCCTGGTTGAGCGCCTCGAGTTCCGATGGCGGTCGGTCGCCCCAATCCCTGCGCTTCTCATAGGGCAAGGGACACAGGGCCTTCAGCCTGTTTACCAGGCCTGATGCCACTGCAGGCGCGCCTTCAGGCTGCGAAACTACTGCGTCCATGCGGCTGAGCCACAGCGCCAGGTCAGTATGGTGGGGTAGCGGGACGCGAGGGGTCACCCGCTGCTGCACCATCAGGTCGTTCGGGTCCAGACCCAGTTCGGCCGACACGACATGAATCGCATCGAGGCAAGCGCGGCCGGCCTTGAGGTCTGCGACGTGCCTGGCGTCATCGTCCAGCGGAAATTCGAATAGCAGGTTATCCCAGCTCACTTGCGCCGTAGCAAGAGCGTTTTCGAGAAGCGGCGAATTGATGAGGCATCGGCTCGAAACGAGCAGCGCCGGCCGAGCTGAGGAGTTTGCGCACCCATTCGGCCAGGGACGTCTCGGGGTGCCGACGGGCGAAGAACGCGTAGCGCTTCCCGAAGTCCTCCCACTGAGCCTGTGTCAGCCGCGCTCTCGGGCTCCAAGGGACGTCAGCGGGAGCTCCTGCGGGCAGCTCGTGCAGAAGGGGTTGAACGGGTTCCAAGATGAGCTGGTCCGCGAAGAACAAGTCCGTGCGCAGTTTCGCGTCGAGCGTCGCGCCCTCGTTCGCCCTCACCGCTCTGCCCACCTCATATGTCCCGTCGAGCCACCCACCGAGCTTCCCTTCGACCAGCCGGCGATGTCTTTCGGCCAGGCGCTCCAACGGGCTAACCTCGCGGAAAGCCCCCTCCTTGCCGTTTGGTTGCACCGGGACCAGGAGCACCTTCCACAAGGAGCCGGTCGCCGCGCTTGTTCCGATGAACAGCAACTCGTCTCTTTGGACGCGCAGCGCTCCGAACGGCGGATCGTCCTCGTAGTTCTCGCGGATTCGCTTGCAAACCTCATCTGCCGCGGCCGCGAAGCTGGCCAGCCGCACCCGCTCGCAGCTGATGGCCGCGTCCGGGGACCACGACGCCACGTCGTATTGCAGGCGTTCACCCAAGCCGAGGTGCCCGCCAGTGCCGCGCGCTTCGGCCACAGCCTTCAAGGCGTGGGTGTGCTGGATGTTGACCCCGAGTG
It includes:
- a CDS encoding DUF4194 domain-containing protein: MNLSTVVRDQLALVNMKQERFRELVIRLFSYGVIVRDEDRTEQALYDDARRIQQLLEDYFDLAGFLLHHDTTNQFYRLYAPGAVVDGLPEDSHEAVPALRARVSADFVAAALALRFLYQNKLNSGDIQPQGEALIGFEELAVALQTQLKRQLPNGSTEKMQLLAELRKHRLLSYSPTFSIADEDALLAIRPTILGVVSNDAMSAALDTDGVVEQVTTVGEEAA
- a CDS encoding ferrochelatase: MFFEAERKRFFRPLNSSRRELVVACLRALYERLHGPAADYAHTMTRDSLRELLMAVVRDNPDRLTAEAEQDEFSSADGEPLQLTNLLMRALITDGWLEQFADRHGLVTAFRFSRPGKLFAEALWTLDRPSRSRQRNMRGCRNALDAALQPRGDAHDLVDAYEYAEKVIEDLTEGIDYFQELVRHLMQTASVQHQWSEFVEFLDRFQREYSKQLTADNAMLNRQAIRHNLERLRQVNDAKFRRMDEQLHDIAHWAVKEHAGSTVYEWLLRRIEAIVDAACETKQPGFLKAMETYLKRVNGLAMQSLMLRAGQTRHAYLQGIQRVAQTEDREAQDRLLLHYGAHLASAEVRLLDPASFKLRTVTQRRKAVTVTIRPRTTREERLAAAVARAEAEAFSLPNELVAEGLRADLRIFRHPVRLSALPTESAEDVLKAMQAVEAARASGSDFSVRRLPTRMDNPAYSGSDYEIDLKK